The Desulfovibrio fairfieldensis sequence GCAGATCCGCGCCCAGTACGGCCAGGTCGCCCTCATCCTGGCAACGGAACAGACGGAATTTGGCTTCCGTGTATTCGGCCATGTCCTTGTGATAATCCAGGTGATTGGGCGTAATGTTCAGAAGTACACCCGCGCGCGGGCAGAAGGTGGAGCAGGCCTGGAGCTGGAAGCTGGAAATCTCCAGCACCAGCACGTCGGCCTTGCGGCCGGAGAGCACGTATTCCGAAAGGGGCGTGCCGATATTGCCGCCCAGAAAAACCGTATAGCCCTGCGCCTGGAGCATGGCGGCGGCCAGGGAAGCCGTGGTGGTCTTGCCGCTGGTGCCGGTGACGGCCAGCACGGGCTCGTCGTCCAGATAGCGCCAGGCCAGTTCCATTTCCGCCAGCACTTCCGGAGCTCCCGGCCGCGTGACGTCGCCCAGGTATCGGGCCAGCTTCGCCACGGGCATGCCGGGGCTGGGCACCACAAAGGCCGCGTGTTCGAACTGTTCCGGGCTGTGCTCGCCCAACCGCACGTCCACGCCCAGCTTGCGCAGGGCGGCGGCCTGTTCCGTCGAAAGCGCGTCGGCGTTGCGGTCCAGCAGGCGCACGCGCGCGCCCTCCCGGCTCAAAAGCCGCGCCGCGGCCAGGCCGGAACGTCCGGCCCCCACAACCACCGCCAATTCGCCGATCTGAATGCGTCTGCCGCGCGTCTTTTCCAGAGCCATGACTTTTTCCTCGCAGTACCAAGGGCTGTTTCCAAATGAGGATTTTCATTCTCTGCCAAGGAAAACGAGTCCTGGGCGGAGGGAGTATATTCAAATATATTCGACCGCCGCACGGGACGAGTCTGACGCAGGCAGAGGGCGAAAGGACAATTTGGAAACAGTCCTTACCGCAGTTTCAGAACCGACAATGCCACCAGTCCCAGCAAAATGGACGTAATCCAGAACCTGATGATGATCTTGGATTCCGGCACGCCCTTGAGTTCAAAATGATGGTGCAGAGGGGCCATGCGAAAAATGCGTTTGCCGCCCGTCCAGCGGAAGTAGCCCACCTGCAGAATCACGGAAAGGGTTTCGGCCACGAACAGGCCGCCCACCACGGCCAGGACCAGTTCCTGCTTGCAGAGCAGGGCCAGGTAGCCCAACACGCCGCCGATGGAAAGCGAACCTACGTCGCCCATGAAGACCTGGGCCGGATAGGCGTTGAACCACAGAAAGCCCAGACCCGCGCCCACCAGGGCCGCGCAGAAGACCGTCACCTCGCCTACGCCGGGCATGTAGGGCACCAGCAGATAGCCGGAAAAACGCGCGTTGCCCGTGATGTAGATGAAAATGGAAAAAACCAGGCAGGCCACAATGGAGGGGCCGATGGCCAGGCCGTCCAGACCGTCGGTGAGGTTCACGGCATTGGAGGCCGCCACCATCACGAAAATGCCGAAAGGCACATAAAACCAGCCCAGGTCCGGCGTCCATTCCTTGAAAAAGGGAATGATCAGCTTGCTGCTGTAGGAAGGATTGTCGGCCAGCAGCCACATGGCCACAAAAGCCACCAGAATCTGGCCGCCGAATTTGGCCTTGGCGGAAATGCCCTTGTTCTTGTGGTGGCGCAGCTTGGAAAGATCGTCCCAGAGGCCCACGAGCCCGAAGCCCGCGAAAACGAAAAAGGTCTGCCAGATATAGGGATTGGTCAGGTCGGCCCAGAGCAGCAGGCTGACGCCCAGCGTGAAAAGCATGAGCAGGCCGCCCATGGTCGGCGTACCGGCCTTGGCCGCATGCGCCGCCACATCCTCATGGATGTACTGACCGCATTTCAGACGTCGCAGCCAGGCGATGAAACGCGGCCCGATGAGGATGGAAAGCAGCAGAGCCGTAATCAGGGCCGCCATGGAGCGGAAGGTGATGTAGCGGAAGACGTTGAACAGCGTCCATTCCGAAGCGAGAGGGGCCAGAAAATTATAAAACATGCCCGCTCTCCCCTGTCTTGCGTCCCCGCGCTTCCGTTGCCGCCATGGTTGTCATCCCTTCCCGAAATGCCGTCAGCAAAGTTTCCAGCCGGTTGAAATGCGATCCCTTGAAAAACAGCAGGCCGCCGCGCTTTCCGTCCAGCT is a genomic window containing:
- the murD gene encoding UDP-N-acetylmuramoyl-L-alanine--D-glutamate ligase, with the translated sequence MALEKTRGRRIQIGELAVVVGAGRSGLAAARLLSREGARVRLLDRNADALSTEQAAALRKLGVDVRLGEHSPEQFEHAAFVVPSPGMPVAKLARYLGDVTRPGAPEVLAEMELAWRYLDDEPVLAVTGTSGKTTTASLAAAMLQAQGYTVFLGGNIGTPLSEYVLSGRKADVLVLEISSFQLQACSTFCPRAGVLLNITPNHLDYHKDMAEYTEAKFRLFRCQDEGDLAVLGADLHGPAQGFNLRARRVWVRESERFPQGGLPGAHNKFNEEAAWQACRFFGVSEANAARAVARFKPLPHRLELVRERCGVLYVNDSKCTTVSSLKVALQAFDRPLRLLCGGKFKGGDLAALGGLIRERVREVALFGASREYFETAWQGLAPISWHPVLEEAVRALAASAQEGDVVLLAPATSSFDLYDNYMARGDDFKRIVSKLA
- the mraY gene encoding phospho-N-acetylmuramoyl-pentapeptide-transferase, which produces MFYNFLAPLASEWTLFNVFRYITFRSMAALITALLLSILIGPRFIAWLRRLKCGQYIHEDVAAHAAKAGTPTMGGLLMLFTLGVSLLLWADLTNPYIWQTFFVFAGFGLVGLWDDLSKLRHHKNKGISAKAKFGGQILVAFVAMWLLADNPSYSSKLIIPFFKEWTPDLGWFYVPFGIFVMVAASNAVNLTDGLDGLAIGPSIVACLVFSIFIYITGNARFSGYLLVPYMPGVGEVTVFCAALVGAGLGFLWFNAYPAQVFMGDVGSLSIGGVLGYLALLCKQELVLAVVGGLFVAETLSVILQVGYFRWTGGKRIFRMAPLHHHFELKGVPESKIIIRFWITSILLGLVALSVLKLR